In one Staphylococcus lutrae genomic region, the following are encoded:
- a CDS encoding ABC transporter ATP-binding protein — protein MIKLEHVTVQYKETLALNDVSLTIGAHEVVGIVGESGSGKSTLAHVMLGERTGQSGTVTTTFQSALPILQHASHAFNPKMTLASALNEALSHHQAHQQQIVDYRDDLMATMGLSHALLQRYPSALSGGQLQRFNVIRTLMLQPELLICDEITAHLDVIAADRLAEQLKRHAERTQCAMVVISHDITFLQKWVSRMVVLHQGQIVDEFPIEALFDSARVPYTKSLLSLYESNET, from the coding sequence ATGATTAAATTAGAACATGTAACGGTCCAATATAAAGAGACACTTGCATTAAACGATGTCTCCTTAACCATTGGCGCCCATGAAGTTGTGGGCATTGTCGGTGAAAGTGGTTCTGGAAAATCAACATTAGCACATGTGATGTTAGGTGAACGTACAGGACAATCTGGAACGGTAACAACGACATTTCAAAGTGCATTGCCCATTTTACAGCACGCAAGCCATGCCTTTAACCCGAAAATGACGCTTGCGAGTGCTTTGAATGAAGCGTTGTCGCATCATCAAGCACATCAGCAACAAATAGTGGATTATCGTGATGATTTAATGGCAACAATGGGATTGTCGCATGCATTGCTACAGCGTTATCCGTCTGCATTAAGCGGCGGACAGTTACAACGTTTTAATGTGATTCGTACATTAATGCTACAACCTGAGTTGTTGATTTGTGACGAAATAACCGCACACTTAGATGTCATAGCAGCAGATCGGTTGGCGGAGCAATTGAAGCGACACGCAGAGAGAACGCAATGTGCCATGGTCGTGATCTCCCATGACATCACATTTCTACAAAAATGGGTATCACGTATGGTGGTCTTACACCAAGGCCAAATTGTAGACGAATTTCCGATTGAAGCGTTATTTGATTCGGCTCGTGTGCCGTACACAAAATCATTGTTATCGCTTTATGAATCAAATGAGACATAA
- a CDS encoding NAD-dependent epimerase/dehydratase family protein produces MKILITGGAGFIGSHVAEYFFKKNSEVFIVDNLSSGYRENVPFIDHHHFFDMDIRAYSEMEQLIKVYQFDVIIHLAAVVSVVETVEKPEESNDVNVSALVHLLEICRKFNKNLKKFVFASSAAVYGNEKTLPKSIESSIQPESPYAIQKYSGEQYVKIYNSLYHLPTTALRFFNVFGPRQDPKSQYSGVLSIMKNSFDENKKFTFFGDGKQTRDFVYVKDIVQAVDIVIENNVTNGQVYNVATSNQISLLDIYDIFVKLYQKEIETTHAAPRDGDVKHSYADIEPLRNIGYRCNYSLMEGLKAYLEYESNL; encoded by the coding sequence ATGAAGATTTTAATTACAGGCGGAGCCGGGTTTATCGGCTCGCATGTGGCTGAGTATTTTTTTAAAAAGAATAGTGAAGTGTTTATTGTTGATAACTTAAGTTCAGGGTATAGAGAAAATGTACCGTTTATCGATCATCATCATTTTTTTGATATGGATATACGCGCCTATTCCGAAATGGAACAATTAATTAAGGTGTATCAATTTGATGTCATCATTCATCTTGCTGCAGTGGTTAGTGTTGTTGAGACTGTAGAGAAGCCTGAAGAATCTAATGACGTAAATGTTTCAGCATTGGTTCATTTACTTGAAATTTGTAGAAAATTTAATAAAAATTTGAAAAAATTCGTTTTTGCTTCTTCAGCAGCTGTTTACGGAAATGAAAAGACATTACCTAAAAGCATTGAGAGTTCTATTCAACCAGAGTCACCTTATGCAATTCAAAAGTACAGTGGAGAGCAATATGTAAAGATATATAACAGCTTATATCATTTACCAACTACAGCTTTGCGCTTCTTTAATGTTTTTGGTCCTAGACAAGATCCTAAATCACAATATTCAGGTGTTCTTTCTATTATGAAAAATAGTTTTGATGAAAATAAAAAATTCACATTTTTTGGGGACGGCAAACAAACTAGAGACTTCGTTTACGTCAAAGATATAGTTCAAGCTGTTGATATCGTGATAGAAAATAATGTGACGAATGGGCAAGTATACAATGTAGCTACATCTAATCAGATTTCCCTTTTAGATATTTACGATATTTTTGTGAAATTATATCAGAAAGAAATTGAAACGACACACGCAGCACCGCGTGACGGAGATGTCAAACACTCATATGCTGATATAGAGCCACTCAGAAACATAGGATATCGTTGTAACTATTCGTTAATGGAGGGCTTAAAAGCGTATCTTGAATACGAAAGCAACCTATAG
- a CDS encoding bifunctional glycosyltransferase/CDP-glycerol:glycerophosphate glycerophosphotransferase, producing the protein MNHLLTVVVPFYNNESHIEASIQSLIAQTNQNFELILINDGSTDQSETLLFNQLNHYDKPIKYIKHDQNFGHGHARNDGISNVETPFFMFLDADDVLTPCAIDTYLNLLNQPLTIVAPIHPFTELPTVQLDNEQVKTARCSIRGNEGLFIDRYSVCNIIFDTAIVHKNHIRFHHESRRYSDISFLIAYMKHIKAFINIENAPFYYVGEVYDPFTTTKLTSQAFEHVFTDYVFSLMDALECADNPQVRHLLLIQMLENIRRSFEPSLSDVQERYQSLHVLLSDVIPKLKPVLKKEKKLLFRFELWLIKIQQYALAFAVNRTRNDLRLLKNIILLKPNQAYSKYQLFNTTRMVKNDVVVFESFGGKNYSDSPQYIYEYMKTAYPHLNYYWIFRDMDDPSIPNHVQKIQKGSADYYRIFSKARIWVSNARLPLSIKKKPNQLYIQTWHGTPLKRLANDMKTVRLPNTTTALYKKNFYLATRRWDYLISPNPYSSKIFQSAFWMTPDKILEIGYPRNDILVTHQNDISLQHHIKQALNIPQDKKVILYAPTWRDDEYGEIGQYTFDLKIDLSRLQQAVGDDYVILLRMHYLIANALDLHDHEDFAIDVSSYSDISKLYLISDCLITDYSSVMFDYGILKRPQLFFAYDIEKYAKDLRGFYIDYHTDLPGPIYTDSESLIEGLKNIDHIAHTYQPQIEAFHQRFCATEKGHAAQYIGDFIYDEIQKSSRMKKNKK; encoded by the coding sequence ATGAATCATTTACTGACAGTTGTTGTCCCATTTTACAATAATGAATCTCACATTGAGGCATCTATTCAATCATTAATTGCTCAAACGAATCAAAATTTTGAATTAATCCTCATTAATGATGGTTCCACGGATCAAAGCGAAACATTACTCTTCAATCAATTGAATCATTATGATAAACCCATTAAATACATTAAACATGACCAAAATTTTGGCCATGGGCACGCAAGAAATGACGGTATTTCAAATGTAGAAACGCCCTTTTTTATGTTTCTTGATGCAGATGATGTATTGACACCTTGTGCAATAGATACATATTTAAATCTTTTGAATCAACCGCTTACTATTGTTGCACCCATTCACCCTTTCACAGAGCTACCTACTGTTCAATTAGACAATGAACAAGTCAAAACAGCACGTTGTTCAATTCGTGGGAATGAAGGTCTGTTCATCGATCGATATTCTGTGTGTAATATTATTTTTGATACTGCAATTGTCCATAAAAATCACATTCGATTCCATCATGAATCACGACGATACTCTGATATTTCTTTTTTAATTGCATATATGAAACATATCAAAGCATTTATCAATATTGAAAATGCGCCGTTTTATTATGTTGGAGAAGTGTATGATCCATTTACAACTACGAAATTAACATCTCAAGCATTCGAACATGTTTTTACTGACTATGTTTTCAGTTTGATGGATGCACTTGAATGCGCTGACAACCCTCAAGTTCGTCACTTACTACTTATTCAAATGTTAGAAAATATACGCCGTTCATTCGAGCCTTCTTTAAGTGATGTTCAAGAAAGATATCAATCTTTACATGTATTACTTAGTGACGTGATTCCAAAGCTTAAACCTGTCCTAAAAAAAGAAAAGAAATTATTATTTAGATTCGAATTATGGCTTATCAAAATCCAACAATACGCTTTAGCATTTGCAGTCAATCGTACAAGAAATGATTTGAGATTGCTTAAAAATATCATCTTGTTAAAACCAAATCAAGCATACTCAAAGTATCAACTTTTCAATACAACACGGATGGTTAAGAATGATGTGGTCGTTTTCGAGTCTTTTGGTGGAAAAAATTATAGTGATAGTCCTCAATATATTTATGAGTATATGAAAACCGCATACCCCCATTTAAATTATTACTGGATTTTTAGAGATATGGATGACCCATCGATTCCAAACCATGTTCAAAAAATACAAAAGGGCAGCGCAGATTATTATCGTATTTTTAGTAAAGCACGTATTTGGGTCAGTAATGCACGACTCCCTTTATCGATTAAAAAGAAACCGAATCAACTCTACATTCAGACTTGGCATGGGACGCCGTTGAAACGCTTAGCAAACGATATGAAGACCGTACGTTTACCGAATACAACAACAGCGCTTTACAAAAAGAATTTCTATCTTGCTACGCGACGTTGGGATTATTTAATTTCACCCAATCCCTATTCATCCAAGATTTTCCAATCTGCTTTTTGGATGACACCAGATAAAATTTTAGAAATCGGATACCCGAGGAACGATATTTTAGTCACGCATCAAAATGATATCTCACTGCAACATCATATCAAGCAGGCGCTCAACATTCCTCAAGATAAAAAAGTCATTCTATATGCGCCGACATGGAGAGATGATGAATATGGAGAAATCGGGCAATACACTTTTGACCTCAAAATTGATTTATCACGTTTACAACAAGCTGTCGGTGATGATTATGTGATATTATTGCGAATGCACTACCTCATCGCAAATGCACTTGATTTACATGATCACGAAGATTTTGCAATTGATGTGTCAAGCTATAGTGATATTTCAAAATTATATTTAATCAGTGATTGCTTGATTACAGATTATTCTTCTGTCATGTTTGATTATGGCATTTTAAAACGACCACAGTTGTTCTTTGCTTATGACATAGAGAAATATGCTAAGGATTTACGTGGGTTTTATATCGACTATCATACCGATTTGCCAGGCCCTATATATACGGATTCTGAGTCACTGATTGAAGGATTAAAAAATATCGATCACATTGCACACACCTACCAACCACAAATTGAAGCATTTCATCAGCGTTTTTGTGCAACAGAAAAAGGACATGCCGCCCAATATATTGGTGATTTCATTTACGATGAAATTCAAAAGTCATCTCGTATGAAAAAAAACAAAAAATAA
- a CDS encoding glycosyltransferase, producing the protein MKENIKKVLSNQLNRKFNFLTSPIMKMIKSQYQKKVIKYASLYETTKINPHQIIYQVRDGKSITDSPYAIFLKLNGDKKFKKYKHVWVVDHHRTLKFYQKKLSKYKNVSFVIKESDDYLKVLTESKYIINNATFPAYFTKKPEQVYINTWHGTPLKHMGLDVENNLHGSQNTIKNFLASNYIISPNAHTTEIFQRAFKLEGVYNGQILEMGYPRVDLTINTTKKMAKKQLSQYLKVSKRPIILYCPTWRGEDVNNPEDSLLNIFEEIKQLENALPYQVVVKVHPFVYHKARLLPELKPYLVSDYIDTNELMPAIDLMITDYSSIFFDFLVTDKPIVFYSPDFEEYKNNRGLYIDTTELPGPFAQNIDEVIEAISEEKYENNDIHKNYQRFKEQFVNYEDGNVRDRLIEKVFLSNNPSNIKVASQVVKEKILIYPGGMKNNGITTSAINLLENIDYEKYDVTIFLDDSKNKDMVNNLKMVNDNVRIILRKRPLLASLKENYRVDFTRQRGIYTALEQKIYPTKVYEREFRKIFGDTEFDYAIDYSGYAMFWSNLVLASGAKKKIILLHSDIKSDMERTVNGKRPHYQNLKGVISLYPYFDKLVSVSDATKKLNQSNFNGRQLADKHIASRNTINITKINQLINDDNDLFEKDGKSVIATVGDNGIDSVEFSESDFKIVTVGRLSPEKGFDLLIKAVAELVPSYPNLKLYILGEGPIKELLKRLVKQLKVEQNVYFLGQRRNPFFIMKSSDLFALTSHYEGQSMVILEALTVGMNVLASDIVANRYVLEDGKYGALVENNEKEIAKGIERFIKGEEKQFVKFDAEHYNKGTIQEFYSLLND; encoded by the coding sequence ATGAAAGAAAATATAAAAAAGGTTCTGTCTAATCAACTAAATAGAAAATTCAATTTTTTAACGTCACCTATTATGAAAATGATTAAATCACAATATCAAAAAAAAGTTATTAAATATGCCTCTTTATACGAAACAACAAAGATTAATCCACATCAAATTATTTATCAAGTGAGAGATGGTAAAAGTATAACGGATAGCCCTTATGCAATTTTTTTGAAGTTAAATGGCGATAAAAAATTTAAAAAGTATAAACATGTATGGGTTGTAGATCATCATCGTACGCTTAAATTTTATCAGAAGAAATTAAGCAAATATAAAAATGTCTCTTTTGTCATTAAGGAGAGTGATGATTATCTAAAAGTTTTAACAGAAAGCAAATATATCATTAACAATGCAACGTTCCCAGCATATTTTACTAAAAAACCAGAACAGGTGTATATCAATACATGGCATGGGACACCATTAAAACATATGGGGCTAGATGTAGAAAACAATTTACATGGTTCGCAAAATACAATTAAAAACTTTTTAGCATCGAATTATATTATTAGTCCAAATGCGCACACAACAGAGATTTTCCAGCGTGCGTTTAAGCTAGAGGGTGTTTATAATGGCCAAATACTAGAAATGGGTTATCCTCGAGTTGATTTAACTATTAATACAACAAAGAAAATGGCAAAAAAACAATTATCGCAATATCTAAAAGTGAGCAAGCGACCTATTATTTTATACTGTCCAACATGGCGTGGTGAAGATGTTAATAACCCAGAAGATAGCTTGTTAAATATATTTGAGGAAATAAAACAGCTAGAGAATGCACTGCCTTATCAGGTTGTTGTAAAAGTACATCCATTTGTTTACCATAAGGCTAGACTTTTACCTGAACTCAAGCCCTATTTAGTATCAGATTATATTGATACGAATGAGCTAATGCCTGCGATTGATTTGATGATTACTGATTACTCAAGTATTTTCTTCGATTTTCTAGTTACAGACAAACCAATTGTGTTCTATTCACCAGATTTTGAAGAATACAAAAATAATCGTGGTTTATACATTGATACAACAGAATTACCTGGACCGTTCGCACAAAATATTGACGAAGTGATAGAAGCTATCAGTGAAGAAAAATATGAGAACAATGATATTCATAAAAATTATCAGCGATTTAAAGAACAATTTGTTAATTATGAAGACGGTAATGTTAGAGATAGATTAATTGAAAAGGTATTTTTATCAAATAACCCATCAAATATAAAAGTAGCAAGTCAAGTCGTGAAAGAAAAAATCCTGATATATCCAGGCGGAATGAAAAATAATGGTATTACCACATCGGCAATAAATTTACTGGAAAATATAGATTATGAAAAATACGATGTGACTATATTTCTGGACGATTCAAAAAATAAGGATATGGTTAACAACTTAAAAATGGTCAATGACAATGTGAGAATCATTTTAAGAAAACGGCCTTTACTTGCTTCCTTAAAAGAGAATTATAGAGTTGATTTCACTAGACAGAGGGGGATATACACAGCCTTAGAACAAAAAATCTATCCTACAAAAGTATATGAACGTGAATTCAGGAAAATATTTGGGGATACGGAATTTGACTATGCCATTGACTACAGTGGCTATGCCATGTTTTGGTCGAATCTTGTGTTAGCAAGTGGTGCTAAAAAGAAAATTATTTTATTGCACAGCGATATAAAATCAGATATGGAAAGAACCGTAAATGGGAAGCGCCCACATTATCAAAACTTGAAAGGTGTCATTTCGTTATATCCATATTTTGATAAACTTGTAAGCGTTTCTGATGCAACTAAAAAATTAAACCAATCAAATTTCAATGGTCGCCAGTTGGCTGATAAGCATATTGCATCCCGTAACACGATTAATATTACTAAAATTAACCAACTTATTAACGATGATAATGATCTTTTTGAAAAAGATGGTAAGTCTGTGATAGCAACTGTAGGAGATAATGGAATAGACTCAGTTGAGTTCTCTGAAAGCGACTTTAAGATAGTGACTGTTGGACGCTTATCTCCAGAAAAAGGGTTTGATTTATTAATTAAGGCAGTTGCAGAACTAGTTCCTTCTTATCCAAATTTAAAATTATACATTTTGGGAGAGGGGCCAATCAAAGAATTATTAAAGCGTTTGGTCAAGCAATTAAAAGTAGAACAAAATGTCTATTTTCTTGGACAAAGACGAAATCCTTTCTTTATTATGAAATCTTCTGACTTATTTGCTTTAACTTCACATTATGAAGGACAATCAATGGTAATATTAGAAGCATTGACTGTTGGAATGAATGTATTAGCATCTGATATCGTAGCCAACAGATATGTTTTAGAAGATGGGAAATATGGTGCACTTGTTGAAAATAATGAAAAAGAGATTGCAAAAGGAATTGAGCGTTTTATTAAAGGTGAGGAAAAACAGTTTGTTAAGTTTGATGCTGAACATTACAATAAAGGAACGATTCAAGAATTTTATTCTTTATTAAATGATTAA
- a CDS encoding ATP-binding cassette domain-containing protein → MNKLLNINNLTVRQGVHTKLEALDLVLYESQVNVLIGESGVGKSLLIRALLGALPPHFEMTYDTWQYCGQTIETLKPYLGRQVGYISQDYTHSFNDHTTIGKQLIGIYRQHYQVSRQVAAQQVQKALAWVGLDHIDLSKRYRFMLSGGQLERVLIASVMMLEPKLIIADEPTAALDAVTGHQIMTLLHHLAKQHDVTLLVVTHNLTHVYRFSDYIYVMKDGHIVDDGDMNHFQSTHIHPYSAYLFRHRSLLKQGEVK, encoded by the coding sequence ATGAATAAGTTGTTAAACATAAACAATCTAACTGTGAGACAAGGTGTGCATACAAAACTTGAAGCCTTAGATTTGGTGTTGTACGAGTCGCAAGTCAATGTTTTAATCGGGGAAAGTGGTGTAGGTAAAAGTTTGTTGATTCGTGCATTGTTAGGTGCGTTACCCCCTCATTTTGAGATGACTTATGATACGTGGCAATATTGTGGACAAACAATCGAGACATTGAAACCTTATTTAGGGCGACAAGTGGGCTATATATCACAAGATTACACGCATAGTTTTAACGACCATACGACAATAGGCAAACAGTTGATTGGCATTTATCGACAACATTATCAAGTCTCGCGTCAAGTCGCAGCGCAGCAAGTTCAAAAAGCTTTGGCATGGGTAGGTTTAGACCACATCGATTTGTCTAAACGCTATCGTTTTATGCTATCGGGTGGACAACTCGAACGCGTGTTGATTGCAAGTGTCATGATGCTAGAGCCGAAGTTGATTATCGCAGACGAACCGACAGCGGCATTAGATGCTGTGACAGGTCATCAAATCATGACATTACTACATCATTTGGCAAAACAGCATGATGTGACTTTGTTGGTCGTGACGCATAATTTAACACATGTTTATCGTTTTAGTGATTATATCTATGTGATGAAAGACGGACACATCGTGGATGATGGAGATATGAATCATTTTCAATCGACGCATATTCATCCATACAGTGCGTATCTTTTTCGCCATCGAAGTCTACTGAAACAAGGTGAAGTGAAATGA
- a CDS encoding NAD(P)H-dependent oxidoreductase, whose protein sequence is MEDKRQILLDTFNYRFATKRFDSTRKIDEADFNTILETGRLSPSSLGFEPWKFLVVQDEALRQLLKPMSWGAQGQLDTASHFVIILARKNVRPENDYVQNLLRDVKQMDEDMAQQMSAKTTKFQNENLNLYESERSLWDWASKQTYIVLGNMMTAAAFLGIDSCPIEGFQYDEVAQLLAEKGHLDDAHFAPSVMVAFGYREADPKRPKTRRSQEDVVTWI, encoded by the coding sequence ATGGAGGATAAACGTCAAATACTATTAGATACTTTTAATTACAGATTTGCGACAAAACGTTTCGATTCAACACGAAAAATTGATGAAGCTGATTTCAATACAATTTTAGAAACGGGTCGCCTCTCACCGAGTTCACTTGGCTTTGAGCCGTGGAAATTTTTAGTAGTCCAAGATGAAGCATTGCGTCAATTGCTGAAGCCAATGAGTTGGGGGGCACAAGGACAACTCGATACAGCCAGCCACTTCGTCATCATCTTAGCACGTAAAAATGTCCGTCCTGAAAATGACTACGTTCAAAATTTATTACGTGACGTCAAACAGATGGACGAAGATATGGCACAACAAATGAGTGCTAAAACAACGAAATTCCAAAATGAAAACCTTAACTTATATGAAAGTGAGCGTTCATTATGGGACTGGGCAAGTAAACAAACCTATATCGTACTAGGTAATATGATGACTGCTGCTGCTTTCTTAGGCATCGACTCTTGCCCGATTGAAGGTTTTCAATATGATGAAGTTGCTCAGCTTTTAGCTGAAAAAGGACATCTAGACGATGCACATTTTGCACCTTCAGTCATGGTGGCATTTGGTTATCGTGAAGCAGATCCAAAACGTCCAAAAACACGTCGTAGTCAAGAAGACGTTGTGACTTGGATTTAA
- the nikB gene encoding nickel ABC transporter permease, protein MTIKRLLTSLVKMVIVLWVLATITFILMKSTPGDPVNQILHVGDANVSKSAIEATRVHYGLNDSWWVQYGRWLGNILQLDFGTSYQTGRPVIQEIGFYTPPTLTIAILTIIVVMAVALPLGVLAARYPNGHLDRTIRILTSVTVSLPSFFLGMLLLHVFALRLKILPVSGYGSISQLVLPVIAMSVGMSAYYVRLMRAHVIDLYRSREVAASRLRGLSERYIFFTDVLKPALVPIVTILGLSIGSLIGGTVVIENVFGIPGLGQFLVDSIRARDYPVIQGIVLMLGLMVVLANLASDAIVLLLDPKQRYMRQSRNVEAAEKATLEVSS, encoded by the coding sequence ATGACCATTAAGCGACTATTAACATCTTTGGTGAAAATGGTCATTGTATTGTGGGTCTTGGCAACGATTACGTTCATTTTGATGAAAAGTACGCCAGGGGATCCCGTGAACCAAATTTTACATGTGGGCGATGCCAATGTTTCTAAATCGGCAATTGAAGCCACTCGTGTGCACTACGGGTTGAATGATTCGTGGTGGGTTCAATATGGTCGTTGGCTTGGCAATATTTTGCAATTGGATTTCGGTACGAGTTATCAAACAGGGCGACCCGTCATACAGGAAATCGGCTTCTATACACCGCCCACGTTGACCATTGCGATTTTAACAATCATTGTGGTCATGGCTGTCGCATTGCCGTTAGGGGTCTTAGCAGCACGATACCCGAATGGCCATCTTGATCGAACGATTCGAATCCTGACATCGGTGACTGTGAGTTTGCCATCATTCTTTTTAGGCATGTTATTGCTTCATGTTTTTGCGTTACGCCTTAAAATCTTACCGGTTTCTGGCTATGGTTCTATCAGTCAACTCGTGCTGCCGGTCATCGCCATGAGCGTCGGAATGAGTGCGTACTACGTGCGTCTTATGCGTGCGCATGTCATCGATTTGTATCGCAGTCGTGAAGTGGCTGCATCCAGATTGAGAGGGTTGTCAGAACGATACATTTTTTTTACGGATGTACTAAAACCTGCATTAGTCCCTATTGTGACTATTTTAGGGTTATCTATCGGTAGTTTAATAGGAGGGACTGTCGTGATTGAAAATGTCTTCGGCATCCCAGGACTGGGTCAATTTTTGGTTGATAGTATTCGCGCGCGAGATTACCCTGTGATTCAAGGGATAGTATTGATGCTCGGATTGATGGTTGTACTTGCGAATTTAGCGAGTGATGCGATCGTCTTACTATTAGATCCTAAACAACGTTATATGCGCCAAAGTCGTAATGTAGAAGCGGCAGAAAAGGCAACGTTAGAGGTGTCTTCATGA
- the nikC gene encoding nickel transporter permease yields MMQRRQLLQLPKMVWICVGYVFILIIAQFFVSSNAALEVKLDAQFLPMSLAHWLGTDDYGRDLFARLIIGARYTLLVSLVTILLTVVIGVPIGMIAGYFRGRMERLTMRIVDIGLSIPEFVLIIAMASLLKPSIWNIVWAMVLLRWMTYTRLTRTIVASLREMDYIRMAKLYRVSTWQIMFRHFLPHVLPSILVVATVDFGKNILYISSLSFLGLGAQPPSPEWGEMLNAGRDFMTSTPILLFAPAVMIAITILIFQLTGDALRDYFTQEEHREHE; encoded by the coding sequence ATGATGCAACGACGACAACTACTTCAATTACCTAAAATGGTTTGGATTTGTGTAGGATATGTTTTTATTTTAATCATTGCACAATTTTTTGTATCATCGAATGCCGCGCTTGAAGTAAAGTTGGATGCACAATTTTTACCGATGAGTCTGGCGCATTGGCTTGGAACAGATGATTATGGACGAGATCTATTTGCGCGATTGATCATTGGGGCACGCTATACGTTATTAGTGAGCTTGGTGACGATCTTGCTCACAGTTGTCATCGGTGTACCAATCGGAATGATTGCTGGCTATTTTAGAGGGAGAATGGAACGCTTAACAATGCGGATTGTTGATATTGGATTAAGCATTCCTGAATTTGTTTTAATTATCGCAATGGCGAGTTTATTGAAACCAAGTATTTGGAACATTGTATGGGCGATGGTGCTACTCAGATGGATGACCTATACGCGACTGACGCGCACAATCGTTGCCAGTTTACGTGAAATGGATTACATTCGGATGGCCAAGTTATATCGCGTATCCACATGGCAAATCATGTTTCGTCATTTTTTACCACACGTGCTGCCATCTATACTCGTAGTAGCGACGGTTGATTTTGGGAAAAATATACTTTATATTTCTTCATTATCATTTTTAGGATTGGGTGCACAACCGCCATCTCCAGAATGGGGCGAGATGTTAAATGCGGGACGTGATTTTATGACCTCGACACCAATCTTATTGTTTGCGCCAGCAGTCATGATTGCGATAACGATTCTCATTTTTCAACTAACTGGGGATGCTTTACGTGATTATTTTACTCAAGAGGAGCATCGAGAACATGAATAA